One Pseudomonadales bacterium genomic region harbors:
- a CDS encoding multifunctional CCA addition/repair protein, whose amino-acid sequence MDIYLVGGAVRDKLLGYPFHEQDWVVVGATPEQMLALGYRQVGKDFPVFLHPKTQEEYALARTERKTGKGYKGFTCDSSTAVTLEQDLARRDLSINAIAETQDGQLIDPYHGQQDLTDRVLRHVSPAFAEDPLRVLRVARFAARYHHLGFNIAEETLTLMQQIVASGEIAHIAPERLWREIDNALSEQSPDEFIRVLRRCGALKAILPELDCLFGIPQTKKYHPEIDTGEHVLMALRQCVKLAAPTPVRYAVLLHDLGKGLTSPNQWPSHIGHEKKGSALIETIGERMKAPRQYTDLAKQVALYHTHCHRALEIRPVKIMALLEAIDALRRPDRFQQFLLACEADAKGRLGFEDNAYPQAKYLQQILELISQVDTKALLDQGFKGSELGEKLRQQRVNLIDTYRKNYGKKDEH is encoded by the coding sequence ATGGATATTTATTTAGTCGGTGGTGCCGTACGCGACAAATTGCTGGGATACCCTTTCCACGAGCAGGACTGGGTCGTGGTGGGCGCGACACCTGAACAAATGTTAGCACTTGGATATCGTCAGGTTGGCAAAGACTTCCCGGTCTTTTTACATCCGAAAACCCAGGAAGAATACGCCTTAGCTCGCACCGAACGCAAAACCGGCAAAGGCTACAAAGGCTTCACTTGCGATAGCAGCACAGCGGTTACCTTAGAGCAAGACCTCGCACGCCGAGATCTGAGCATTAATGCGATTGCTGAAACCCAGGATGGCCAGCTCATCGACCCTTATCATGGTCAGCAGGATTTAACGGATAGAGTCTTGCGCCATGTATCCCCAGCTTTTGCTGAGGATCCTTTGCGCGTGTTGCGCGTCGCACGTTTCGCCGCTCGCTACCATCACCTTGGCTTTAATATTGCCGAAGAAACTCTGACACTAATGCAACAGATTGTTGCCTCCGGCGAAATCGCTCACATAGCCCCCGAACGCCTGTGGCGTGAGATTGATAACGCGTTGAGCGAGCAGTCACCCGATGAGTTTATTCGCGTATTGCGACGCTGTGGCGCCTTAAAGGCCATATTACCAGAGCTTGATTGTCTCTTTGGTATTCCACAAACGAAAAAATACCATCCTGAAATCGATACCGGCGAGCATGTCCTGATGGCGTTACGGCAGTGCGTCAAACTTGCCGCCCCAACACCAGTACGCTACGCCGTATTGCTGCACGATCTTGGTAAAGGCTTAACCTCACCGAATCAATGGCCATCCCATATCGGCCACGAAAAAAAAGGCAGCGCCCTAATTGAAACAATTGGCGAGCGCATGAAGGCACCCAGGCAATACACCGATCTCGCCAAGCAGGTCGCGCTTTATCACACCCATTGCCATCGAGCTTTAGAAATACGCCCGGTTAAAATTATGGCGCTGTTAGAAGCCATCGATGCACTGCGACGCCCTGACCGATTTCAACAATTCCTCTTAGCCTGCGAGGCCGATGCCAAAGGCCGCTTAGGGTTCGAGGACAATGCCTATCCACAGGCTAAATACTTGCAGCAGATACTCGAACTGATCAGCCAAGTTGATACCAAAGCTCTGCTCGATCAAGGCTTCAAGGGAAGCGAATTAGGCGAAAAATTACGACAGCAACGCGTAAACTTGATTGACACCTACCGTAAAAATTATGGAAAAAAAGATGAGCACTAA
- a CDS encoding pteridine reductase, producing MEKKMSTNATAKVALVTGAAKRIGAALARALHQEGFSILIHYDTSDTDAKSLQAELETLRPDSAHCLSADLSDFLAVEQLAKEAISVWGHIDVLINNAARFYPSEVGSLTANNWDDLININLRAPLFLSQALAETLKHRLGCILNLVDIYAERPLKGHPIYSISKAGMTMLTKSLAIELGPEVRVNGIAPGAILWPGQAVDINTTEKERVLNRVALKKMGNPQDICQAALFLINQAPYITGQIINVDGGRTLNP from the coding sequence ATGGAAAAAAAGATGAGCACTAATGCTACCGCAAAAGTCGCCCTGGTGACTGGCGCCGCTAAACGTATTGGCGCGGCGCTCGCTCGCGCATTACATCAAGAAGGGTTCAGCATTTTAATTCATTACGACACCTCGGATACAGATGCCAAATCTCTACAAGCAGAGCTGGAAACACTTCGGCCCGATTCTGCTCATTGCCTCAGCGCCGATTTATCTGATTTTTTAGCCGTTGAACAGCTCGCTAAGGAAGCTATTTCTGTCTGGGGACATATCGATGTCTTGATTAACAATGCGGCACGTTTTTATCCCTCCGAAGTAGGCAGCCTCACCGCAAATAACTGGGATGACCTGATCAATATCAATTTGCGAGCACCGCTATTCTTAAGCCAGGCTCTCGCGGAGACACTTAAGCATCGCCTTGGCTGTATCCTGAACCTTGTCGATATTTACGCCGAAAGACCGCTAAAAGGCCATCCTATCTACAGCATTAGCAAAGCAGGCATGACAATGTTGACCAAAAGTTTAGCTATTGAATTAGGCCCCGAGGTAAGGGTCAATGGTATTGCTCCCGGTGCGATACTGTGGCCGGGGCAGGCGGTAGATATCAACACTACCGAGAAGGAGAGAGTCCTGAACCGTGTCGCTCTGAAAAAAATGGGGAATCCGCAAGATATCTGTCAAGCAGCGTTATTTCTGATTAACCAGGCACCCTATATCACCGGACAGATCATCAACGTCGACGGTGGCAGGACACTCAATCCATAG
- the folK gene encoding 2-amino-4-hydroxy-6-hydroxymethyldihydropteridine diphosphokinase, translating to MPKVFLGIGSNVQRHQHICCALDMLTESLGKLSISSVYESAAVGFKGDDFYNLVVGVETPLPLNQLIQLIKQVEDQNGRDRSGPKFSARTLDIDVLTYGDCVGVYEGVLLPRKEVVEQAHVLLPLTEIAADQVLPGSGKRCIDLWRDYDKARQALWKVDFVWRDQLISQAQ from the coding sequence ATGCCTAAAGTATTTCTTGGCATTGGCAGCAACGTACAGCGTCACCAACACATCTGTTGTGCGTTAGACATGTTGACCGAGTCGCTGGGAAAGCTGAGTATTTCCTCGGTTTATGAGAGCGCAGCAGTCGGTTTTAAGGGCGATGATTTTTATAATTTGGTGGTGGGAGTAGAAACTCCACTACCTTTGAATCAATTAATTCAATTGATTAAACAGGTCGAAGATCAGAATGGGCGCGATCGTAGTGGACCAAAATTCAGCGCTCGAACTCTGGATATCGATGTGTTGACCTATGGGGATTGCGTCGGTGTATATGAGGGCGTTTTATTGCCACGCAAAGAGGTTGTGGAGCAGGCACATGTGCTGTTGCCACTCACTGAAATAGCCGCCGATCAGGTGTTACCGGGTAGTGGCAAACGCTGTATCGATTTATGGCGTGACTATGACAAAGCACGTCAAGCACTTTGGAAAGTCGATTTCGTTTGGCGTGACCAGTTGATTTCTCAGGCGCAATAA
- the folB gene encoding dihydroneopterin aldolase, which translates to MDIVYIRELEVETLIGIYDWEREVKQVVNLDLEMATDIQQAAKSDDIKDTLDYKAVSKRLISFISGSEFLLVEAMAEQVAKIVLEEFNVPWLRLRLSKPGAVRGARDVGIIIERQKK; encoded by the coding sequence ATGGATATTGTCTACATCCGTGAGTTGGAAGTTGAGACTTTGATAGGAATCTATGACTGGGAACGGGAAGTAAAACAGGTTGTAAACCTCGATTTGGAGATGGCGACTGATATTCAGCAGGCTGCGAAAAGCGATGATATTAAAGACACCCTGGACTACAAGGCAGTTTCCAAACGGCTGATTAGCTTCATTAGTGGGAGCGAGTTTCTGTTAGTTGAGGCGATGGCCGAGCAGGTGGCAAAGATCGTGTTGGAGGAATTTAACGTGCCTTGGTTGCGCTTACGGCTGAGTAAGCCAGGTGCTGTCAGGGGCGCGCGCGATGTTGGAATCATTATTGAGCGACAAAAAAAGTGA
- the tsaD gene encoding tRNA (adenosine(37)-N6)-threonylcarbamoyltransferase complex transferase subunit TsaD codes for MKVLGIETSCDETGIALYDSELGLLGEALYSQVDLHLEYGGVVPELASRDHVRRVIPLIKDVLQQANCSADEVDGIAYTAGPGLIGALMVGASVAKSLAFAWQVPALGVHHMEGHMLAPMLESTPPNFPFVALLVSGGHTQLIDVQGIGCYRLLGESVDDAAGEAFDKAAKMLGLDYPGGPAIAALAEKGTPGRFVFPRPMVDRPGLDFSFSGLKTYTRNCIAEQCREVALNEQLRADIALAFETAVVETLVIKCKRALEHARHDTLVIAGGVSANRRLREGLHEMLEKNPGKKLYYARPEFCTDNGAMIAFAGCQRLLAGQRESLEIVCRPRWPLEELEAIENQMIR; via the coding sequence ATGAAAGTATTGGGTATCGAAACATCCTGCGATGAGACAGGTATTGCGCTCTATGACAGTGAGCTGGGTCTGTTAGGAGAGGCGCTTTATAGCCAAGTGGATTTGCATTTGGAATACGGTGGCGTGGTTCCCGAGTTGGCTTCGCGCGATCATGTGCGCCGAGTAATTCCACTGATTAAAGACGTATTGCAGCAAGCAAATTGTAGTGCTGATGAGGTCGATGGCATTGCCTATACTGCTGGCCCTGGGCTGATCGGTGCACTAATGGTTGGAGCATCAGTGGCGAAATCCTTGGCGTTTGCTTGGCAAGTGCCGGCATTGGGCGTGCATCACATGGAAGGACACATGCTAGCGCCGATGCTGGAAAGCACGCCACCTAATTTTCCCTTTGTGGCACTGTTGGTCTCCGGCGGGCACACGCAATTGATTGATGTACAGGGTATCGGATGCTATCGATTATTGGGTGAGTCGGTTGACGATGCCGCCGGAGAAGCTTTTGATAAAGCTGCGAAAATGCTTGGTTTAGATTATCCAGGTGGGCCAGCGATAGCAGCCCTGGCAGAAAAAGGTACACCCGGAAGATTTGTCTTTCCGCGACCGATGGTGGATCGCCCCGGTTTGGATTTTAGCTTTAGCGGGCTAAAAACTTACACCAGAAACTGTATTGCCGAACAGTGCCGGGAAGTAGCTTTAAATGAGCAGCTCAGGGCTGATATAGCGTTAGCCTTTGAGACGGCCGTGGTGGAAACCTTAGTCATCAAATGCAAGCGAGCGTTAGAACATGCCCGTCATGACACACTGGTGATCGCTGGCGGCGTCAGTGCTAACCGCCGATTACGGGAGGGCTTGCATGAAATGCTTGAGAAAAACCCTGGGAAAAAACTGTATTATGCGCGCCCGGAATTTTGCACAGATAATGGTGCGATGATTGCCTTTGCGGGTTGCCAGCGGCTTTTAGCTGGACAGCGTGAGAGTCTGGAAATTGTTTGCCGTCCGCGCTGGCCATTGGAAGAGTTGGAAGCTATTGAAAATCAGATGATTCGTTGA
- the rpsU gene encoding 30S ribosomal protein S21, whose translation MPSVKMKENEPFDIALRRFKRSCEKAGVLAEVRRREFYEKPTWIRKRKAAAAVKRHAKKVQRENRRMERLY comes from the coding sequence ATGCCTTCAGTAAAAATGAAAGAGAATGAACCCTTTGATATCGCATTACGTCGTTTTAAACGCTCTTGCGAAAAGGCTGGCGTATTGGCTGAAGTCCGTCGCCGTGAGTTTTATGAAAAACCCACCTGGATACGTAAACGCAAAGCCGCAGCAGCAGTTAAGCGTCACGCGAAAAAAGTGCAGCGCGAGAACCGTCGCATGGAACGCCTGTACTAG
- a CDS encoding GatB/YqeY domain-containing protein produces MSELKQRITEAMKVAMRAKDKERLGAIRLMLSEFKRIEVDERIELDEARILAVLDKMLKQRRDSIQQFEKAQRQDLADIEIAEIKVIQEFMPAALSQAEITQLIDQAIASTGASSIKDMGALMAVLKPQLQGKADMGQVSQLIKNRFG; encoded by the coding sequence ATGTCTGAATTGAAACAACGCATTACCGAGGCAATGAAAGTCGCCATGCGTGCAAAAGATAAGGAGCGGCTTGGCGCTATTCGATTAATGCTGTCAGAATTTAAGCGCATCGAAGTTGACGAGCGTATCGAGCTGGACGAGGCTCGTATTCTTGCGGTGCTTGATAAAATGTTGAAACAACGCCGCGACTCTATTCAGCAATTTGAAAAAGCGCAACGTCAGGATCTGGCGGACATCGAAATTGCCGAAATCAAAGTGATTCAGGAATTTATGCCCGCAGCGCTGAGCCAGGCGGAAATAACCCAGCTTATCGACCAAGCGATTGCCAGCACTGGCGCAAGCTCTATTAAAGATATGGGCGCACTGATGGCAGTGCTCAAACCACAGCTACAGGGCAAAGCCGATATGGGCCAAGTCAGCCAGCTGATAAAAAATCGTTTTGGCTAA
- a CDS encoding DNA primase, with the protein MASRIPQNFIDDLLDRTDIVELVDARIGLRKSGRNYTGLCPFHQEKTPSFSVSPDKQFYYCFGCGAGGNAIGFLMEFDRLEFRPAVEELAKKAGLEVPQNASPINPDIQKKQNSLFQQLQRAQAYYQQQLREHPQRNRAIDYLKNRGVSGEIAKTFGIGYAPPGWNNLGKTLCATEDDEQQLIQAGMLIVKDERSHTDKKETYDRFRDRIIFPIRDNRGRTIAFGGRVLGDDKPKYLNSPESPVFSKGRELYGLYEARQTNSRLTQLIIVEGYMDVVALAQHDILNTVATLGTATSRDHLTKLFRMVSEVVFCFDGDKAGRQAAERALDNALPVMEDGRQIRFMFLPEGEDPDSIVRKEGKAAFLARIDNALPLPEFFFDSLRQLADIGTLDGKARFSKLALKKLQPMPNGVLRQLMLDQLANLSNLSLDRLLEFAPDEPSPPIDSYVDDKQPHSARSKNNRPQMRRTQNPPRRNVRTPIEWVTLSLLHHPQFVEHLDDYPDLTATDTPGIDLLRELIQLLRANPSLNPGGIIGYWQGSQQQAHQEEIARLAATELPVKDKDRLKVEFLDALKLIASQHQEKALDYLLQKAKTEPLSEQEKKDLGRLLTKKSHLSE; encoded by the coding sequence ATGGCTAGCCGCATTCCTCAAAATTTTATTGATGACCTGCTCGACCGTACCGACATTGTCGAACTGGTTGACGCACGTATTGGTTTGCGCAAAAGCGGTCGTAATTACACGGGCCTGTGCCCTTTTCACCAGGAAAAAACACCCTCCTTTAGCGTCAGCCCGGACAAACAGTTCTACTACTGTTTTGGCTGCGGCGCTGGCGGCAATGCGATTGGCTTTCTGATGGAATTTGACCGTCTCGAATTCCGCCCTGCTGTAGAAGAGTTAGCCAAGAAAGCCGGGCTAGAAGTACCCCAGAATGCCAGTCCGATAAACCCAGATATACAGAAAAAACAAAACTCCCTGTTTCAGCAATTGCAGAGGGCGCAGGCTTATTATCAACAACAATTACGAGAGCATCCGCAACGCAACCGCGCCATCGACTACCTTAAAAACCGAGGTGTCAGCGGCGAAATCGCTAAAACTTTTGGTATCGGCTATGCACCACCAGGTTGGAATAATCTTGGCAAAACGCTGTGCGCAACAGAGGATGACGAACAGCAGCTGATCCAAGCAGGCATGCTGATAGTTAAAGATGAGCGTTCACATACGGACAAAAAGGAAACCTATGATCGCTTTCGTGATCGTATTATCTTTCCGATTCGTGATAATCGTGGGCGCACAATTGCCTTTGGCGGCCGCGTCTTAGGTGACGATAAACCCAAATACCTGAACTCCCCTGAATCCCCAGTATTCAGCAAAGGCCGAGAACTCTACGGCCTCTATGAAGCGCGTCAGACTAACAGCCGTCTGACCCAGCTCATCATAGTCGAAGGCTATATGGACGTAGTCGCGCTGGCACAGCACGATATCCTGAATACCGTCGCCACTCTGGGCACTGCTACCAGTCGTGATCATTTAACCAAACTTTTTCGTATGGTGTCAGAAGTGGTTTTTTGCTTTGACGGCGATAAAGCAGGACGGCAAGCAGCTGAACGTGCGCTGGATAATGCACTACCAGTAATGGAAGATGGCCGACAGATACGCTTCATGTTTTTACCCGAAGGCGAAGACCCTGACTCCATCGTACGCAAAGAAGGCAAAGCCGCTTTTCTTGCACGCATCGATAACGCCCTACCACTACCCGAATTTTTCTTCGACTCTTTACGCCAACTGGCGGATATCGGCACACTGGACGGTAAAGCGCGATTCAGCAAGCTAGCGTTAAAAAAACTGCAACCGATGCCTAACGGTGTACTGCGCCAACTTATGCTGGATCAGCTCGCTAATCTTAGCAATCTATCATTAGACCGATTACTGGAATTTGCGCCGGATGAACCCTCGCCGCCGATAGACAGCTATGTCGATGACAAACAACCCCATTCCGCCAGGTCGAAAAATAATCGTCCGCAAATGCGAAGAACGCAAAATCCACCGCGACGGAATGTCAGAACGCCCATTGAGTGGGTAACTCTTTCACTTTTACACCACCCACAATTTGTTGAGCACCTGGATGATTATCCTGATTTAACGGCCACTGATACTCCTGGTATTGATTTATTACGCGAACTCATCCAGCTATTACGAGCAAACCCATCACTTAATCCCGGCGGAATTATTGGGTATTGGCAAGGCTCACAGCAGCAAGCTCACCAAGAAGAAATCGCCCGACTGGCAGCCACCGAGCTACCCGTCAAAGATAAAGATCGTTTAAAAGTGGAGTTTTTGGACGCGCTTAAACTTATCGCTAGCCAACACCAAGAAAAGGCTTTGGATTATCTATTACAGAAAGCAAAAACTGAGCCACTATCAGAACAAGAAAAAAAAGATTTAGGGCGGCTTTTGACAAAAAAAAGCCACTTATCGGAATAA
- the rpoD gene encoding RNA polymerase sigma factor RpoD produces MVDTSEQKSRLKDLIARGKEQGYLTYAEVNDHLPEDISDPDQVEDIIRMINDMGITVDEVAPDMEARLLTDAADDDVAEEAAAALAAVESDVGRTTDPVRMYMREMGTVELLTREGEIVIARRIEEGIREVMTALASFPEAVQSILTAYHTAIAEEGRISDILSGYIDDDGGEILPPAANSPDAAKANNKDNDDDDDDDDDSDSSDSDDEVERGPDPEETARRMGELEVQLKKVNEAVKKYGSGSPKARAQQAILGEIFSPFKLTPRHYERLVNHIRTALTFIREQERFVLHTCTRTLKMPRKLFIKKFMGNETDSAWLDEMIAGGHEFSEGLEQYRGDIVRAQKKLKQMESSLSISIAEVKEINRHMSIGEAKARRAKKEMVEANLRLVISIAKKYTNRGLQFLDLIQEGNIGLMKAVDKFEYRRGYKFSTYATWWIRQAITRSIADQARTIRIPVHMIETINKLNRISRQMLQEMGREPTPEELGERMEMPEDKIRKVLKISKEPISMETPIGDDEDSHLGDFIEDINIDSPIDSATGSGLKEATKDVLAGLTAREAKVLRMRFGINMNTDHTLEEVGKQFDVTRERIRQIEAKALRKLRHPSRSEHLRSFLDD; encoded by the coding sequence ATGGTAGATACTTCGGAACAAAAATCCCGATTGAAAGATCTTATCGCACGCGGTAAGGAACAGGGCTATCTGACTTACGCAGAGGTTAATGACCATCTTCCGGAGGACATTTCAGATCCTGATCAAGTAGAAGACATTATTCGCATGATCAATGATATGGGCATCACCGTGGATGAGGTGGCGCCAGATATGGAAGCCCGCCTCCTCACTGATGCCGCTGATGATGATGTTGCCGAAGAAGCCGCTGCTGCATTAGCAGCCGTCGAGAGCGATGTTGGTCGAACCACCGATCCAGTACGCATGTATATGCGCGAAATGGGTACTGTGGAACTTCTTACCCGTGAAGGTGAAATCGTTATCGCCCGGCGTATTGAAGAAGGTATTCGCGAAGTAATGACTGCACTTGCGAGCTTTCCTGAAGCCGTTCAGTCCATTCTTACTGCATACCATACTGCCATTGCAGAAGAGGGTCGCATTAGCGATATTTTAAGCGGTTACATTGATGACGATGGCGGTGAAATACTACCACCGGCAGCTAATTCACCAGATGCCGCAAAAGCGAATAATAAAGACAATGATGATGACGATGACGATGATGACGACAGCGATAGCTCAGATAGTGATGATGAGGTAGAACGCGGTCCCGACCCAGAAGAAACCGCCCGGCGTATGGGTGAGCTTGAAGTACAGCTCAAAAAAGTTAACGAAGCCGTCAAAAAGTATGGCTCCGGTTCACCAAAGGCACGCGCTCAACAGGCTATATTAGGCGAAATATTTTCACCGTTTAAATTAACACCTCGCCACTACGAACGACTTGTTAACCACATTCGCACGGCGCTTACCTTTATTCGTGAACAAGAGCGTTTCGTACTACACACCTGTACACGTACGCTCAAAATGCCGCGTAAGCTCTTTATCAAAAAATTTATGGGCAACGAAACCGATTCAGCTTGGCTTGACGAGATGATCGCTGGCGGTCACGAGTTTTCCGAAGGGCTGGAGCAGTATCGAGGCGACATTGTGCGCGCGCAGAAAAAACTCAAGCAGATGGAAAGTAGCCTAAGTATTAGTATTGCCGAAGTGAAGGAAATCAATCGCCATATGTCGATTGGTGAGGCCAAGGCGCGACGCGCGAAAAAGGAAATGGTGGAAGCCAACCTGCGACTAGTGATCTCCATCGCCAAGAAATATACCAATCGCGGCCTGCAATTTCTTGATCTAATTCAGGAAGGTAATATTGGCCTGATGAAGGCCGTAGATAAATTTGAATACCGTCGCGGCTATAAGTTCTCAACTTATGCCACCTGGTGGATTCGCCAAGCAATCACTCGTTCGATTGCAGATCAAGCAAGAACTATTCGAATTCCTGTACACATGATTGAGACGATTAATAAGCTCAACCGAATTTCCCGGCAAATGCTACAGGAGATGGGTCGTGAGCCGACACCGGAAGAACTCGGTGAGCGGATGGAGATGCCGGAAGATAAAATCCGTAAAGTACTAAAAATTTCAAAAGAACCTATTTCCATGGAAACGCCGATTGGCGATGACGAAGATTCCCATCTGGGGGATTTTATCGAAGACATCAACATCGACTCGCCAATTGACTCAGCGACAGGCTCAGGTTTGAAAGAAGCAACCAAAGACGTCTTAGCTGGACTGACCGCACGGGAAGCAAAGGTACTGCGTATGCGCTTCGGCATCAATATGAATACCGACCATACCCTGGAAGAAGTGGGCAAACAATTCGACGTCACCCGTGAGCGAATTCGACAAATTGAAGCCAAAGCACTTAGAAAACTGCGCCACCCGAGCCGTTCAGAGCACCTGCGTAGCTTCCTGGATGATTAG
- a CDS encoding M48 family metalloprotease: protein MKRIVTRLSIVIFFLTAVGCSVNPVTGKNELSLVSNSQEIAIGEQNYRPSQQAQGGIYYIDPNLQSYIKEVGNKLAAVSDRPDLPYEFVVLNNSVPNAWALPGGKIAINRGLLSHLDNEAELAAVLGHEIVHAAARHSAAQMTRGTFIGAGAQILGLTLADSNYSQLANTAIQVGAAAWMARYGRSAELESDYYGMEYMSKAGYDPYGAVRLQQTFVKLSEGRQTDFISGLFASHPPSQERVEANTEKAKSLPKGELYVSRYQSKIAQLKKDAPAYKAEEEAIKALQQKNPKLALTYLDKAIKIQPKDGYFWELRGHAWKMQKDPNNAEKAFTTAIDKNPNLFSHYLARGVLRYEQKKQALARQDLEHSNQLLPTQAASFILGELSLKDNDQAAALKYYQSAATSGGDLGQQAMSKITMLELPKSPSKYVLSKAYLSEDGYLMIAVKNQANIAVTAVTLKLDKMVNGYPVGATANFTLPGALEPGQQQAIKTTFGPFKTADEAGQYRTEVIAAQAVGSLNQ from the coding sequence ATGAAAAGGATAGTGACTCGTCTATCTATCGTCATTTTTTTTCTGACAGCCGTCGGTTGTAGCGTCAACCCCGTTACCGGCAAAAATGAACTGTCCCTTGTTTCGAACTCCCAGGAAATCGCTATCGGCGAGCAAAATTACCGCCCCTCTCAGCAAGCACAGGGCGGTATTTATTATATCGATCCCAATTTACAGAGCTACATTAAAGAAGTAGGTAATAAACTAGCAGCAGTGAGCGACCGCCCAGACTTACCTTACGAGTTTGTGGTACTGAATAACTCGGTACCTAATGCCTGGGCGCTTCCCGGTGGTAAGATCGCCATCAATCGAGGCCTGCTGTCACACCTCGACAATGAAGCAGAATTGGCGGCCGTCCTTGGACATGAAATTGTTCATGCCGCAGCCCGGCATAGTGCTGCACAAATGACTCGCGGTACTTTTATAGGTGCTGGCGCACAAATACTTGGACTTACTCTAGCCGATAGTAACTACAGTCAACTCGCTAATACTGCCATTCAGGTTGGCGCTGCCGCCTGGATGGCAAGGTATGGTCGCTCAGCAGAGTTAGAGTCTGATTACTATGGAATGGAATATATGTCGAAGGCGGGCTATGACCCGTACGGCGCCGTTCGATTACAGCAAACTTTTGTCAAACTAAGCGAGGGCCGACAAACTGATTTTATTAGCGGGCTATTCGCGAGCCACCCTCCCTCCCAGGAGCGGGTCGAGGCTAATACAGAAAAAGCAAAAAGTCTGCCCAAAGGGGAGCTGTACGTAAGCCGCTATCAAAGCAAGATAGCTCAGTTGAAAAAAGATGCACCTGCCTATAAGGCGGAGGAGGAAGCAATCAAGGCTTTACAGCAAAAAAATCCCAAGCTTGCGCTGACATACTTGGATAAAGCGATCAAAATTCAACCCAAAGACGGCTATTTTTGGGAACTACGCGGGCACGCCTGGAAAATGCAAAAAGATCCCAATAATGCTGAAAAAGCCTTTACGACCGCTATCGATAAGAACCCCAACCTGTTTAGTCATTACTTGGCACGAGGAGTGTTGCGTTACGAACAAAAAAAACAGGCTCTGGCCCGTCAGGATCTCGAACATAGTAATCAACTGCTACCGACTCAAGCCGCAAGTTTTATACTCGGCGAGCTATCCCTTAAAGATAACGACCAGGCGGCTGCACTAAAGTACTACCAAAGTGCGGCAACTTCTGGCGGCGATTTGGGACAACAGGCTATGTCAAAAATAACCATGCTGGAGTTGCCAAAATCTCCCAGCAAATATGTGTTAAGCAAAGCCTACTTGAGTGAAGATGGATATTTGATGATCGCGGTTAAAAACCAAGCGAACATTGCAGTCACAGCAGTTACCCTTAAACTGGATAAAATGGTAAACGGTTATCCCGTTGGCGCTACCGCCAACTTCACGCTGCCAGGAGCACTTGAACCGGGTCAGCAACAGGCGATAAAAACAACCTTTGGCCCCTTCAAAACAGCGGATGAAGCTGGACAATACCGCACTGAAGTCATAGCAGCACAAGCAGTTGGCTCGTTAAACCAGTGA